A stretch of the Lolium perenne isolate Kyuss_39 chromosome 3, Kyuss_2.0, whole genome shotgun sequence genome encodes the following:
- the LOC127339545 gene encoding protein FAR1-RELATED SEQUENCE 5-like, with protein MDTTKANESGKTQQEDGTTAAESIFGSMTWKTPIHCRRMVDKFAQAFLQRRKEKAELESLAELQAVEESFYMHKQNSEAEGHMSSNITRASKQKCKDFDLNENALDDNADYSNGNEHGNKEDDKYEEILESVLNPEEPTAEELEMDRMFANKKYPTMQEISEASTPTVGMEFDSKEDAFFFFAVYARRVGFAIKKDTSYESRKTNKITRQTFACNRCHDDTYVDSALRQRRTSRIVQTKCKVGMFVKEYRGKWSISNIRLEHNHNLAPSEWIVRFMKCHRSMSASDKTLIHILQETRVPPRNIMKIFRKTRGSFRAVPIDTKNLENELAKERKKIKNRDIEELLLLFKEAREKMPGFRHSIDVDSDNRVKSIFWTDQIGRANYSKFGQFVSFDTTFSTNQYGMPFAPILGVDNYDKTVVFAVGLLEDERADTFKWLFEEFLSAMDNKHPETIITDQDVAMGIAISKALPYTVHRFYNFHISKNLDDKLSLFFAVRGNLKEELRAVIRNSFTPEEFKNSWHDLLERHNALGEPHLDRIYDIRAQWVPAYFKERFFPFTSSMGRSESTNSLFKHYVKRKDSIAIFFKEYIIIQEKKQSDLDRLREKSEFKESVNWGFNPLEREAMKIYTDPIYGKFAEELRKGTAYNVEVVEEKRLYRVIRVTNYRNAEFPRSTYMVSVSPDEDVYKCSC; from the exons ATGGATACAACAAAAGCGAATGAGTCAGGAAAAACACAACAGGAGGATGGAACAACTGCTGCAGAAAGTATATTTGGATCTATGACATGGAAGACACCAATACATTGCCGGAGGATGGTAGATAAATTTGCACAG GCATTTCTTCAGAGAAGGAAAGAGAAAGCTGAGCTCGAAAGCTTGGCAGAGCTACAAGCAGTTGAAGAAAGTTTTTACATGCACAAGCAAAACTCCGAAGCGGAAGGACATATGTCATCAAACATCACAAGGGCGAGCAAACAAAAATGCAAGGACttcgatttaaatgag AATGCACTTGATGACAATGCTGATTATTCAAATGGTAATGAGCATGGGAACAAAGAAGATGATAAATATGAAGAAATTCTTGAGTCAGTGCTGAATCCAGAGGAACCGACTGCTGAAGAGCTTGAAATGGACAGAATGTTTgcaaacaagaagtatccaacaatGCAAGAAATATCAGAGGCATCTACTCCCACAGTTGGGATGGAATTTGATTCAAAAGAGGATGCATTCTTCTTCTTTGCAGTGTACGCAAGAAGGGTTGGATTTGCAATAAAAAAGGACACCTCCTACGAGTCTAGAAAAACCAATAAAATAACAAGACAGACATTTGCATGCAACAGGTGTCATGACGATACATACGTTGACAGTGCACTCAGACAGAGACGGACTTCCAGGATTGTGCAGACAAAATGCAAAGTCGGAATGTTTGTGAAGGAATACAGAGGAAAGTGGTCAATAAGTAACATAAGACTAGAACATAACCACAACCTAGCTCCGTCAGAGTGGATAGTAAGGTTCATGAAGTGTCACAGGTCAATGTCTGCCTCAGACAAGACTCTAATCCACATCCTACAAGAGACAAGAGTTCCACCCAGGAACATAATGAAaatattcaggaaaacaaggggaAGCTTCAGGGCAGTTCCAATTGATACAAAAAACCTAGAAAATGAGCTagcaaaagaaagaaagaaaattaaGAACAGGGACATTGAAGAGTTGCTGCTACTATTCAAGGAAGCACGTGAAAAAATGCCTGGATTCAGACATTCAATTGATGTTGATAGCGATAATAGAGTGAAAAGTATATTTTGGACAGACCAAATAGGGAGGGCAAACTACTCAAAGTTTGGTCAATTTGTATCATTTGATACAACATTTTCAACCAACCAGTATGGGATGCCATTTGCTCCAATATTAGGGGTTGATAACTATGATAAAACAGTCGTGTTTGCAGTAGGATTGCTGGAGGATGAGAGAGCAGACACTTTCAAGTGGCTATTTGAGGAATTCCTGTCTGCCATGGACAACAAGCACCCAGAAACTATAATAACAGACCAAGACGTTGCAATGGGGATTGCAATATCTAAAGCATTACCTTACACAGTGCACCGTTTCTACAACTTTCACATCAGCAAGAACCTGGATGACAAGTTGTCCCTATTCTTCGCAGTAAGAGGGAATCTAAAGGAAGAACTAAGAGCAGTTATAAGGAACTCATTTACTCCAGAGGAATTCAAAAATAGCTGGCATGATCTACTAGAGCGTCATAATGCTTTGGGAGAGCCACACCTGGACAGGATATATGACATCAGAGCTCAGTGGGTCCCAGCATATTTCAAAGAGAGATTCTTCCCATTCACTTCATCGATGGGAAGAAGTGAGAGCACAAACTCCTTATTCAAACACTACGTAAAAAGGAAGGATTCGATTGCAATATTCTTCAAGGAGTATATcataatacaagaaaagaaacagtcCGACCTAGATCGCCTAAGAGAGAAAAGTGAGTTCAAGGAGTCTGTGAATTGGGGATTCAACCCTCTTGAAAGGGAAGCTATGAAAATCTACACAGACCCAATATACGGCAAGTTTGCTGAAGAGCTAAGGAAGGGTACTGCTTACAATGTTGAAGTTGTGGAAGAGAAGAGATTATATAGAGTGATTAGGGTGACTAACTATAGGAATGCAGAGTTCCCCAGATCAACATATATGGTTAGTGTTTCCCCTGATGAGGATGTGTACAAATGCTCGTGCTGA